The genomic window AAAATATAAAGTTGGAATCTCTGGTTGTGGAAGACATACTGCTGCTCATGAGATACAAGATGTAGCTTTTACGGCTTTTAAATATGAAAATGGCGAAATATTATTTGATTTAACTCTTGGTGGAGGTTTGTCAAAATCTAAACAAATTGCTTATAGAGCAAGTAGATATGTAAAACCTGAGCAAGTAGTTGAAGTAGCAGTAGTTTGTGCTGAAATTTTTAGAGATTATGGAAATAGAGGTAATAGAAATAAAGCAAGAGTAAGACACTTAATAAATGAGTGGGGATTAGAAAAATTTGTGGATGAAATGGAATCAAGATTAGGATATAAACTTCTAATTGGAACTATTGAACCTAAAATTACTCCTTTTGAAAATAGAAATCATTTTGGAATTCATAAAGCAAAACAAGAAGGAAAATCTTTTATTGGATTTGCAACAAATTCAGGAAGAGTTGCTGGTGAAGACTTTCAAAAAATTAGTGATATTTGTAAAAAATATAAGGTAGAGGGAATCTCACTTACTCCAACTCAGAATTTTATAGTATATGGTGTAAATGATGAAGATGCTCAAACTTTAGCAGATGAATTTGAAGCATTAGGTTATCCATATAAACCAACTCCTTTTAGAGCAAGACTTCAATCATGTACAGGTAAAGAATTCTGTAAATTTGGAATCACTGAAACCAAAGAGTTTGCAAAAGTTGTGGTAACGCAACTAGAAGAAAAATTCCCTGATTTTAAAGAAAATATTACTATGGCAATTTCAGGATGTGGAAATGCCTGTTCTCATCCTCAAATTTCTGATATTGGTTTTGTTGGAACAAAAGTTAGAGATGAAGAAGGAAATAGAGTTGATGGATATGATGTTATTTTAGGTGGACAACTTCATGGTGTAGAAGGAAGTCGATTTGCACATAAAACAGATGTAAAAATTACAGCAGATAAATTAGTAGATTTTGTTGGTGAACTCATTATCTCTTATGAAATAGATAATCTAGGACAAAATACATTTAAAGAATATTTAAATGTTGTAGAATTAAGTAAATAAGAAGAGGTTTCTCTTCTTATTTACTTTTTATATCTCTTTATTCCATTGATGATATAATTTTTCAATGGTTTCAATTTCTTTAACAGAAGGTTTTCTTCTACAAGATAAGTATCCTTTTGAACCATCACAACTTTCAAATGGATAAACAGTTGCAAATACCCAATAATATCTCCCATCTTTTGCAGCATTTTTTACAAAACCTGTCCAAGTATCTCCTTTTTGAACAGTATCCCATAAACTTTTAAATGCTTTTTTTGGCATATCAGGATGTCTAACTATATTATGTGGTTTTCCTATCATTTCATCCAATGAATATCCTGCAACTTTGCAAAAATAATCGTTTGCAAATCTTATTAGACCTTTTGAATCGGTTTCACTAACTAAAAATGAGTCTTTTTCTAATATTATCTCTTTATCATTTATCATCTTTTCTTTCCTCTAGTTAAACTTTTTAGTTTTCGCATCAGCTAATAATTCACTTGCTAATAAAGAAACTTCTTGGGCTATTGTTTTTACTTGATTAGATTCAGCTGCATTTTCTTGTGTACCTCTATCTAAAATGTTTACAGCATCATTAATTTGTTCAATGCCAGACATTTGTTCTTTAGATGCTTTTGATACATTTTCAATAATATGAATTGTTTCAGAAATATTTTTATTTAATTCTTTATATCCCTCAATCATATCTGCTGAAATAATTTTTCCCTCATTTGTTTTTGCTGTTGCTTCTTGTACTAGATTTTTTATCTCACGTGCAGCATCAGCACTTCTATTTGCAAGATTTCGCACTTCTGCTGCAACTACTGCAAATCCACGTCCTGCTTCTCCTGCTGTTGCTGCTTCAACAGCAGCATTTAGTGAAAGGATATTTGTTTGAAAGGCAATTTGATCAATTACTGTAATTGCTTCATTTATTGCATGTACTTTTTTATTTATTTCATCCATTGAACTAGCTGTTTTTGCTGCTAAATTTTCTCCTGAAAAGGCAGATTTTTTAACTATTTGTCCAAGACTTGCCATTTTTGCTGCGTTTTCTGCATTATTTCTTGTAATACCTGTAATCTCAACAACGGCAGCAGCTGTTTCTTCTAGTGAGGCTGCTTGAACATTTGCTTTTGATGCTAAATTATTCATTGATGATGTCATCATTGTAGAATTATGCTGTAGAGTTTCTCCATTTTCAAAATTAGCTCTTGCATTTTTTTCTAAAGCTTTCCCTAATATATTGATACTTTCCATTAATAGTTTCATATCATCTTTATATTTATCAATAACTTTTATACTATCAGTAAAATCATTATTAGTGTAACTATTTACAACTCTTAGAATTCTAGTTGTAGCATCATTTAAACTGTATAACATTTTATTTAATGTTTGAGTTAGTGTATGAATAGTTGGAGTTGTACTTGTAGCATTTATTTTACAATTATAAATACCTCGTTCAACTTTGTCAGCTGTTAATACAATTTCACCTAAAACTTTTAAATCTTCTTTATTTCTATTATCTATTTTTTTGATTTCTACATTCCATTTTTTTATCACATTATTAACTTTTGAATTACTACTTGATTCTATATAATCAAATGTATTTTTTTCATAGGAAATAAATTCAATGAATTGCATAAAATAATTATTTAAGACTTCTAGTTCTTTATCTGAAATTGTGCCGAACATTTTAAATATCCTTTTTTTATTTTGAGTATTGTAGTGTTTATTGGCTTGTATTGAAATTAAATAATTATTTATTTAGTTATGAAATAGCGTAAATTCTTTGTTTTGTTTTATTTAATAATTTTTTGAGTAGATTTATAATTAATATATGTGATTTTCTTAAATAAAGTTTTCTTTCCTTAATACAAGACAAAAATTGTATTAATAATATAATGTAATCATAATAATGATTACTAAATTGTATCTAAGAAAAGAAATCCTTTATATAGTGACATATAAAATTAGTATGAATAATTATAAACTCATTTAGTGTTCTTTTAGTGGCATAAAGAAATTTTATTTTAAAAGTTTATTGAGCACTTCAAGAACTTTTGTATTTTGTTTATTCGTACCAATTGTAATTCTTATTGCATTCATTTTATAAGAAGATAAATCTCTTAATATGATGCCTTTTTTGAGTAATTTTTCTGATAGAATTTTTGAATCAAACTTATTTCCAAATTTATATATAATAAAATTTGTATATGAATCAATATATTCAATATCTTTTTTCTTTGCAAACTCTTCGTATCTTAACATTTCATTAAAATTACTTTTAATTGTTTTATTTACAAAATCTTCATCTTTTAAAGCTTCATTAGCAGCAATCAAAGCTAAGGTTGATACATTAAATGGATTTCTTACTTTATTTAATGTATTGATAATATTTTTATCTGCAATTCCATATCCAATTCTCATTCCACCTAAACCATATGCTTTAGAAAAACTTCCTAAATATATGCAGTTAGGAAACTTAGTGATTAAATCACTTGCATTTATTAATTTATTTTTGTCTTTAAAACTTGCATATTCTTGATAAACTCCATCTACAACTACTAAAGTTTTTTTAGAAATCTTTTTTAAAAAAGCATATACATCATTTTTATCTAAACACTCACCCAAAGGATTATTAGGTAAACATAAAAAAATAATATCAGCACCATGTTTTTCGTATAAATCAAAAAGTTGTTCTAAATTATGTTCATCATCTTTTGTTTTAATTATTTTTGCACCTACTTTTTTTGCAGATATTTCATACATTGCAAAGGTCGTATTTGCCATAAGAACAGTGGATTTTTTATCACATTTTGCCTGAACACAAATTTCAATAATTTGGTCAGAACCAGCACCAATGATTATATTTGATTTATTAACATTAAATTTTTTACTCAATGAATTTTTTAATTCATACATTGAATCATCTGGGTATCTAAACATTTCATTCATAGAACTTTTGATTTTTGTAATAACTTTTAATGAAGTACCAAATGGATTCTCATTTGATGCTAATTTTATTATATTTTTTTTATTTATGCCGTATTTTCTTGCAATTAAATCAATAGGTTTTCCAGCTTCATATATTGGCATGGTGTCTAATAATTTATTAAATTTCATTTTTTTCCTTTAATTTCATAGTTTTTATTACATATTTAGTTTATTAATTATTAGTGTTCATTTAGTGTTTTACTAATATAAAAAATTTTTTTGATTTTCAAGTGTTTTAAAAGTAGAAGATATGTGTGAATTATTTGTAAGAGAGTATTTTAAGAATAATTTAGAAATATAATGTAAATTTAAACAAATTTATTTTATGCACACAAAAGGATTGATTTTGATTGATATTATATCAATATCAAAAATATGTTTAGCAATTATTTTATATTTAGCTTTTAAATGAGCATATATTTGAAGAAGTTATTTGATTAAAAAGAAATGCGAAACAACGTTTATTTATCTAATAATCTCATAGTTATTTCTTTTGATATTTCTTTCATCTTTTTATTAAAATCATCATCAAATAAATCATCTCTTTTTATATAAAATGGTTTTACATATCCAACTTTTTTAAATTCATCTAAACTATATAAGAATTCAAAATATTTATCTAAAACTTCAATTTTAGTTGTTTTCCTAGAAATCTCTTTTTTAAATTTCTCATGATATTGTCTTATTTCTTCTTCTGTAAAATTAAAATTATCAATACAATATTGTTCAATAAAATATTTTTGAGTCATTCCGATTTTTGTTATCCAATCTTTTAATTCTTTTTGTTTTTCAAGTATATCTTTCATTTTGTCCCCTGTTGTACCTTACTACTATTTTATAATTTCATTATCCTAATTAATTTTAGGAAATATATTTAAAAGGAGCCTATTATGGCTAAACAAACTCCAATGACAAAAGCTGCATCACAAAGAATTCAATCTGCGACAGCAAAACAAACTGGTGGACAAACTTCAAAAGGAAGTTTCCCTGCAAAAGCTCAAAGTATAGCTGACAGAAATTCTTCAAAAGGAGGTAAATGAAATGGCTAAAACATCAAGTTGTAAACCAAATATGCCAAGTACTACGGGAAATCCATCTGGTAAAGGTCGTAGTAATTGTCCTCCATCTCAAGGAAAATAAAATAAATATGTAAGATAGTTAAAAATATCTTACATACATTCTCTTTTCTTTAGTTCAAAAATATTAAAAAAATTATTATTATCATTTATAAAAGATGTATAAGAATAATTTACTTCCGTTTCTTCTAATGCACAGATACATATTTTAGTTTTTTTAATATAAATGTCAATAGGAATTGATTCATTATAAATACCAATACATCCACTTAAAATTTCATGCTCAATTTCCATCGGATACCTATTTGTTTGTAGATTATACTTTTCAACAATATCATCTATATAATGTCCAGAAACGCTACCAAGTGTAAGAGCCATCAAAATAGAAGTTACTTTTCTTTTATTCGTCATTTTCTCTCCATAATTCATTCATTTTAAAAGAATATTTATATAATGCTAAATAAAATGGTAAAACCATTATATTAATCCATAAAAGTTCTTTTGTAAGTGGTTCTAAAATTATTGTTCCAATAAAATCAATTAAATTAATTAATAAAATCCAAATCCAGAATTCTCTATAAAGTATTTTCTTTATATATATAAAACCAAAGAACCCAATAAAAGAAATGGCTTTTATTGATAAAATAAATATATTATATAAAATTTCTGAGGTATAGTTTTCCCCATATGTGTTGTTACTAATTATATTATCATCAAGAAAAAATGCTGTTATGAATATTAAACTTATTAAAAGTAGTAATATATAAAAATATATTTTCCACCATATACTACGTTTTTCAATCAATTTTTATCTCCTCGTTTAACTTTTTTAAAATCATTACCATTGATAAAGTATCGAGTTTACAATACTCTAAAAGTGAATTCCTCATTTTTTGTTTTATTTCATCTAAATACTTTATATCCTTAAAGGCATGAATTATTTGGCTTTATTTTAAAATATAGTAAGAGTAGATTCTTCATATATTTTATAGAGCATTTAATAATTTGTTTTTTGATGAATATAAATATTTCGTTAATATTCAATTTCTTTTTTATTAAAAAAATAAACATTATTATGACTTGTATTACTTCTGATAAAAATCTTTTTCACTTCTTTTTTTAAGCTATCTACTCTCCATCTATTTAATGCAAAATTAATTAACTTTTCTTCTCTTTTATCTAAAAAATTTTCATATAATTCATGCCAAAACTTCCAAGTCTTTTTAGTTCTTTGACTATTGATTTCTTCCAATGATTTATCAAATATTGACTTTAACTCTCGTAACATATAAGTATCAGGTTGATCTTGTGTTTTTTTAAAATATTCAATTATTTTATCTTCAACTCGGTCATTGGATACACTTATGTTTATTGATGGTTCTAACAATACAAAGTTTCCAAGTCGCCTTTTATTGATATTATTTATATCATCTGTAACTGAAAATTCTTTTCTTGCCCAAATATGTTCTTTATGATAATAATCGTTCTTAGCATTTTTATCTTGAGAAGCTAATATTTTACATAAATCTGTACTTCGATCATGTTTTTTTCTTAAAAATTCTTCATAGTTTGCAAGGAAAAATCTTATATTATTCCAACCATAATAATCATAGTCCTCATCTTTATCCAAAGTTAAATATTCTATAAATAGTTGATCGTGTGCTTTACTTTCTATAAAACTTTTTAATTTATTAATTAACCAATTAGTATCATATATAAAAGTTTTTTCTTCATTATAGTTGTCATATGAATTAAAAAATTTATGTGCATACCAAAATAAATCTCCTTGACTTGTATCTGCACGATTTGCAATGCCACTTCCGTAATATCTAAAATTTAATTTTTCCAAAAGTTCTAAAATAACTCCACGCTCTTCTTGATTATCAACACGTTCAAATAATGCAATAATAATAGGTAATATTGATGCAATACTTGCATGTAAGCTCATGTATGAAAGCCATTTTTTTTCGATTTTACTTATTTCCTGTATATCTTTCTTGCCAAAAATATATTGATAAGTGTAAGAAGCATTAGCTAAAAATAATACAAAATCTTTTAAAGTTTGCCATTTTGTTTTATCATTCGCAGGATACCATTCTTTTAATGTATCATAAACATAATAACTTCGACTTTTATTTGTATCAGCAAAAACAATCCAACAATTACGTAAGAATGAATTTTCTGCATCATTTGATGTATATCCTGCTTGATTTAAATTTTTTAGTATTATCCCCCAATTAGAATCAATAGTTGTCTTTAAGTCTTTAACATTATTTTTTTCTGAATAATAAATTAAATAATTTTTTATTTTTTCTAACTCACTTAATTTTTTTCCTCTATTATTTATTACCTCAAACATTATTCCTATTTCAGCACCATCTTTAGGTGCATAAAATAATAATCCTAATCTTTCAGTGATAATTCTGTAGATTTCATTATGATTGTAATTTGTTTCTTTTAACCAAATAGAAAATTCATCAAAAGCATTACTTATATTAAAATGAGATTTAGTAAGTATTTCTTCATTATCTTGGTTTTCAAGAATAATATGTTTATAAAAGAAATTATCAAGCAAAGAGTTTAACGAAAACTTGCGAATGGTATTACCTTTGTCAACTCCAGTGGCAATAAAATAAGAAAACAATTCATTTTGATTTATAACAGTTAGTTTTTTTTGATTATAGATGACTGCTAAAAGTATAACAATTGTCGTTAATCTCTGTTGTCCATCCACAATGTCATATATTTCAACTTCTTCTGTTCTTTTATAACTAGCAACAATAGTTCCTGTATAATGTCTATATGAACTAATAAATAAATTTTCTATATCTATTAATAAATCTTCTCTTTGTTTTTTTTCCCATGAATACCCTCTTTGATATTCAGGAATAACGAAAGAACGCTTTCCATGTGAAAAAATATCTTTTAAACTTAATAATTCATAATTATCTTTATTCATTTATTCCCTTAATATACATCAATAAAATATGCTCTTTTTCAGAGTTTTCACATAAAAAAGTATATATACACTCTTTCTTATTTTTAACTGATTTACTGCAAAATTAATAATTAACTAAAATTCTATCAAAAAGCTGTCACATATGGTGTCACATTTTTTGAATTATTTCTTATTTAATAAAATTAAATTGTATAGTGATATAAAAATTTATTTTCTGTTTATTTCTGAAATTAAGTTTCTAGTTATTTTTTATTGAGATTTTCTTTAAATAATTACTTATCATTGGCATATAATCTTTTCTACAAATTAAGTGAGTTGCCAATATTTCATCACTTCCTTCAATTTTTTTTAGTATAAAATCATTTGAATATCCATATTTATCAATTAATGCTTTTGATAAAAAAGCTTTTCCAAAACCTGCTTTTACAAATCCTTGCATCACATCATAATTTTGAATAACCATTATTTTAAAATCTGAATTACCATTATTTCTCATATACTCTTGTAAATATTTAAAGTGGGTGCTATCTTCTCTATATCCTATTAAACAATTAGGGGATTTTTTTCCCTTTGACTCAATAAAATATAAATCATCATCAAATTTATTTAAAACAACAATATCTTTATGATTTGGATCTCCTGCTACAAAACCAATATCAATTTTATAATCAAGTAAATCTTCAATAACTTTTGGTGTTCCATTTGTAGAAATTTCTATTTTCATATCTGGAAATTTTTTATTTAATTTATCTGTAAATGAAAGAATTCTAATTGCTGCATTTGCTTGTGAAGTGCCAATTCTTAGTATTTCTTGATGGGAAATATTTTTCATTTGAAGTTGAGCTTCTTCTACTTTTTTTACTATTTCTATTGCAAAAGGGTAGAGCTTTTCACCTTCTTTACTAAGAATCACACCTTTTGGTGTTCTATGAAATAAAGAGTAACCAATAACTTTTTCTAATTGTTTGATTCTTAGTGTGACATTTGATTGTGTAAAACCCAAATCTAGAGCTCCTAAAGAGATTGATTTTCTATTTGCCACGCTTACAAAAACTTTTAAAAGTGAAGAATCCATATTGCTATCCATTATGTAAAATATAATTATGTATTATTTGACATAATACAGTAAAAAGATTTATAATTCAAAAAAAGTAAAGGAATCCTATGCACGCAATAGAAAAACTTTTAGCAAAAAAAGCAGGAAAAAGTTCGGTGAAAACTGGTGAAATAGTAAACTGTGAAGTTGATATGGCAGGAATTAATGATTTATATTTACAAACAATAAAATCCTTTTTTGAAATGGGAGCCAAAAAAGTTTTTAATCCCTCAAAAGTAATAATGTTTTTAGACCATTATGCTCCACCTTCAACTATAACACAAGCCCAAAATCAAAAAGAGTTTAGAGAGTTTTGTTGGGATCAAGGAATTGAACTTCTTATGGATATAGACCAAGGTGTTTGTCATCAAGTTTTAGCTGATAAAGGATTGTCATATCCAGGAGAAATAGTTGTAATTACAGATTCTCACACCACAACTCACGGAGCATTTGGAGCATTTGGTACAGGTGTTGGAGCAACTGATTTAGCAATTATTTTAGCCACGGGAAAACTTTGGTTTAGAGTACCTGAAATCATAAAAATAAATTTTGAGGGAATTCCTGCACGAGGAGTATATGCAAAAGATATGATACTTAATGCTATTGGGCAATTAGGTGCAGATTTTGCAGTTTATAAAGCAGTTGAATTTTCAGGAAGTGCTTTAAAACATTTAAATATTTCTGAAAGAATGGCTATGTGTAATATGAGTACTGAAATGGGTGCAAAAACTTCATATATACAACCTGATGAAATTACAATGAAGTTTTTGGAACAAAATGTTTCAAAAGAGTATGAGATATTTTATACGGATGAAGATTTTAAATATGAAGCAGAAATAACTATTGATATTTCAGATTTAAAACCTCAAATTGCAGCACCTTTTAGTGTAGATAATGTATTTGATATTTCAAAATTTATTGGTCAAGAAATAGACCAAGCATATCTTGGGTCATGTACTGGTGGAAGAGCAGAAGATATTGCCATAGCTGCTTCAATTTTGAAGGATAAAAAAGTATCTTCACGAACAAGATTTATAATTGTTCCAGCTTCAAAAGAAGTTTTTTTAGAATCAATGAGAAGAGGAGATGTTCAAACTTTAGTTACCTCAGGTGCGACTTTTGTAACTCCTGGTTGTGCAGCTTGTTTAGGAACTCATGAGGGAATGTTGGCTTCTGGTGAGAGATGTATTACTACAACTAATAGAAATTTTCCAGGACGAATGGGACATGCTTCTGCTCAAATCTTTTTAGGTTCACCAGCAGCAGTTGCTGCGGCTGCTTTAGAGGGAAAAATCGTTGATCCCTCAAATTATATAAATTAAGGATAAAAAATGCAAAAGCAAATTAAAGGAAAAGTATTTTTGTTTGGGAAAAATGTTGATACAGACCAAATTTATCCAGGAAGATTTGTTCAATATACAGATGTTAATGATATAGTAAAATACGCAATGCATGGAGCAGATGAAGAATTTGTAAATAAAGTTAGCAAGGGTGATATTATAGTTGCAGGAACAAACTTTGGATGTGGTTCAAGTAGAGAACATGCTGCTATTACTCTAAAAGCTGTTGGAATTGGAGTGATTTTAGCAGAATCTTTTGGAAGAATCTTTTATAGAAATGCAATAAATCTTGGACTTCCAGTAATTATTTGTCCAAAAATTTCAGATTTAGTACAAAATGCCGAAATTCTAGAAGTTGATTTAGAAAAAGGTGTTGTATTAAATGAAAATGGTAAAGTGGCAATGATTGAGCCAATGAGTGAATATGTTTTAAATATATTAGAAAATGGTGGGATAAAAGAGTTAATAAAAAAACAATTAAAGGAAAATAAATGAATACAATAATGAAAAAATATTTTCCAGAATTCACCCAAGAGTTTATTGAAGTTGAAGAAGGAATAAAAATAAATACATTAGTTGCAGGGCAGGGCAATGAAGCTATTCTTCTTTTGCATGGACATCCTGAGAGTTATTTAATTTGGAGAGGAATTGCCTCACAATTAGCCCAAAATTATAAAGTTGTTCTTACTGATTTAAGAGGATATGGTGATAGTTCAAAACCAGAGGGTTTGGACAATCATTCAAACTATTCAAAAAGAGTAATGGCACTTGACCAAGTAAAAGTTATGGAAAAATTAGGAATTAATAAGTTTCATTTAGTAGGACATGATAGAGGTGCAAGAGTTGCCCATAGACTTATTTTAGACCATAGCGATAAAATATTAACTTGTATAATGATGGATATTTTACCAACATATGATATGTATGAACAAACAAATAGAGAGTTTGCTACAAAATATTGGCATTGGTTCTTTTATATTCAACCAAAACCCTTTCCTGAAACTTTTTTAGGTTCAAATCCAGATTATTTTATTAGAAGAAATTTATTAAATAAAGCCACAAGTGATTCAGTAAAAGATATGTTTCCCCAAGATGTATTAGAAGAATATATAAGACACTATAGTGATCCTAGATGTGTTCATGCAATTAGTGAAGATTATCGAGCATCAAATACAATTGATTTAGAACATGACAAAATAGATAGGGATAAAACTATCAGTATTCCTTTATTAGTTTTATGGGGAGCAAATGGTGTAGTTGGAAATATTTGGAATATCCTAGAGGGATGGAAAAAATTTGCTTCAAACGTTTCTGGATTTGCAGTAGAAAACTGCGGACATTTTGTTCCAGAAGAACAACCTCAAATTGTCTTAAAAGCTATTTTAGATTTTTTAAAGAAAAGATAGAAGAGTATTAAATATTGAATTTACTAAATATTTAAACAAAAAAAGGCAAGAGATAAAAACCTCTTACCTTTTCGATGTAGTAGTACTTAGAGCTTATTCAGCTACTGATACTTCTACTGGTGTACCTTCTCTAATTTAGACAATAGCACTTTTATACTATTCTATTCTAAATGATACCATAAAGTCCTATTTATAGGCATTATAAAAACTATTTTAAAATATAAGATAACTCTTTTATCCTATCTTAACCTATTAAATTCTATTATTAGGTGTCAAATAGGTGTCAAAAATATAGATAGGAAAATCCATTGAAAAAAACAAAATTTACAGGTGTTTTTTACAACGAAACGATAAATAATGGTAAAGTATTTTACATAAGATATAAGTTAAATGGTAAACCAATTAGAGAAAAAGTTGGAAGTGAAAAAGAGGGTGTCAATGCAGCTTATGCAAACAAAATAAGAGCAAAAAGAACATCAATAGATAGATTAAAAGAAGATGCACCTATGCTTTTAAATCAAAAGTTACCAACTTTTGATGAATGTTTTAATTTGTACTATAAATCAATAGAAAATAAAAGTGATAGTCTAAATACTAAAAGAAGATATGAACTACATATAAAATCAACTTTTGGACACATAAAAATAGATGATATTACAACTCAAATGATAGATGATTTTAAATTAAAAGCTAAGAAGTTAAAAAGTCTAAA from Arcobacter venerupis includes these protein-coding regions:
- a CDS encoding nitrite/sulfite reductase → MIEKELSPLEILKASRNPLRVIEDIYKEAVEGIPLTDDYIGLLKWYGMYPHINSQGLEDKKYFMKRIKIIDAKINLTQLEVLAQIGLKYAQGLVDITNRQNIQFHYIEIKDMPAIFELLQSVGLTSRMASGDGPRPIMISPVAGIDPQEILDTSYLVKDLNSYFDKNDDRFCNFPRKYKVGISGCGRHTAAHEIQDVAFTAFKYENGEILFDLTLGGGLSKSKQIAYRASRYVKPEQVVEVAVVCAEIFRDYGNRGNRNKARVRHLINEWGLEKFVDEMESRLGYKLLIGTIEPKITPFENRNHFGIHKAKQEGKSFIGFATNSGRVAGEDFQKISDICKKYKVEGISLTPTQNFIVYGVNDEDAQTLADEFEALGYPYKPTPFRARLQSCTGKEFCKFGITETKEFAKVVVTQLEEKFPDFKENITMAISGCGNACSHPQISDIGFVGTKVRDEEGNRVDGYDVILGGQLHGVEGSRFAHKTDVKITADKLVDFVGELIISYEIDNLGQNTFKEYLNVVELSK
- a CDS encoding PAS domain-containing protein, with amino-acid sequence MINDKEIILEKDSFLVSETDSKGLIRFANDYFCKVAGYSLDEMIGKPHNIVRHPDMPKKAFKSLWDTVQKGDTWTGFVKNAAKDGRYYWVFATVYPFESCDGSKGYLSCRRKPSVKEIETIEKLYHQWNKEI
- a CDS encoding methyl-accepting chemotaxis protein, with amino-acid sequence MFGTISDKELEVLNNYFMQFIEFISYEKNTFDYIESSSNSKVNNVIKKWNVEIKKIDNRNKEDLKVLGEIVLTADKVERGIYNCKINATSTTPTIHTLTQTLNKMLYSLNDATTRILRVVNSYTNNDFTDSIKVIDKYKDDMKLLMESINILGKALEKNARANFENGETLQHNSTMMTSSMNNLASKANVQAASLEETAAAVVEITGITRNNAENAAKMASLGQIVKKSAFSGENLAAKTASSMDEINKKVHAINEAITVIDQIAFQTNILSLNAAVEAATAGEAGRGFAVVAAEVRNLANRSADAAREIKNLVQEATAKTNEGKIISADMIEGYKELNKNISETIHIIENVSKASKEQMSGIEQINDAVNILDRGTQENAAESNQVKTIAQEVSLLASELLADAKTKKFN
- the hisC gene encoding histidinol-phosphate transaminase gives rise to the protein MKFNKLLDTMPIYEAGKPIDLIARKYGINKKNIIKLASNENPFGTSLKVITKIKSSMNEMFRYPDDSMYELKNSLSKKFNVNKSNIIIGAGSDQIIEICVQAKCDKKSTVLMANTTFAMYEISAKKVGAKIIKTKDDEHNLEQLFDLYEKHGADIIFLCLPNNPLGECLDKNDVYAFLKKISKKTLVVVDGVYQEYASFKDKNKLINASDLITKFPNCIYLGSFSKAYGLGGMRIGYGIADKNIINTLNKVRNPFNVSTLALIAANEALKDEDFVNKTIKSNFNEMLRYEEFAKKKDIEYIDSYTNFIIYKFGNKFDSKILSEKLLKKGIILRDLSSYKMNAIRITIGTNKQNTKVLEVLNKLLK
- a CDS encoding DUF262 domain-containing protein, whose protein sequence is MNKDNYELLSLKDIFSHGKRSFVIPEYQRGYSWEKKQREDLLIDIENLFISSYRHYTGTIVASYKRTEEVEIYDIVDGQQRLTTIVILLAVIYNQKKLTVINQNELFSYFIATGVDKGNTIRKFSLNSLLDNFFYKHIILENQDNEEILTKSHFNISNAFDEFSIWLKETNYNHNEIYRIITERLGLLFYAPKDGAEIGIMFEVINNRGKKLSELEKIKNYLIYYSEKNNVKDLKTTIDSNWGIILKNLNQAGYTSNDAENSFLRNCWIVFADTNKSRSYYVYDTLKEWYPANDKTKWQTLKDFVLFLANASYTYQYIFGKKDIQEISKIEKKWLSYMSLHASIASILPIIIALFERVDNQEERGVILELLEKLNFRYYGSGIANRADTSQGDLFWYAHKFFNSYDNYNEEKTFIYDTNWLINKLKSFIESKAHDQLFIEYLTLDKDEDYDYYGWNNIRFFLANYEEFLRKKHDRSTDLCKILASQDKNAKNDYYHKEHIWARKEFSVTDDINNINKRRLGNFVLLEPSINISVSNDRVEDKIIEYFKKTQDQPDTYMLRELKSIFDKSLEEINSQRTKKTWKFWHELYENFLDKREEKLINFALNRWRVDSLKKEVKKIFIRSNTSHNNVYFFNKKEIEY
- a CDS encoding LysR family transcriptional regulator; its protein translation is MDSSLLKVFVSVANRKSISLGALDLGFTQSNVTLRIKQLEKVIGYSLFHRTPKGVILSKEGEKLYPFAIEIVKKVEEAQLQMKNISHQEILRIGTSQANAAIRILSFTDKLNKKFPDMKIEISTNGTPKVIEDLLDYKIDIGFVAGDPNHKDIVVLNKFDDDLYFIESKGKKSPNCLIGYREDSTHFKYLQEYMRNNGNSDFKIMVIQNYDVMQGFVKAGFGKAFLSKALIDKYGYSNDFILKKIEGSDEILATHLICRKDYMPMISNYLKKISIKNN
- a CDS encoding 3-isopropylmalate dehydratase large subunit, encoding MHAIEKLLAKKAGKSSVKTGEIVNCEVDMAGINDLYLQTIKSFFEMGAKKVFNPSKVIMFLDHYAPPSTITQAQNQKEFREFCWDQGIELLMDIDQGVCHQVLADKGLSYPGEIVVITDSHTTTHGAFGAFGTGVGATDLAIILATGKLWFRVPEIIKINFEGIPARGVYAKDMILNAIGQLGADFAVYKAVEFSGSALKHLNISERMAMCNMSTEMGAKTSYIQPDEITMKFLEQNVSKEYEIFYTDEDFKYEAEITIDISDLKPQIAAPFSVDNVFDISKFIGQEIDQAYLGSCTGGRAEDIAIAASILKDKKVSSRTRFIIVPASKEVFLESMRRGDVQTLVTSGATFVTPGCAACLGTHEGMLASGERCITTTNRNFPGRMGHASAQIFLGSPAAVAAAALEGKIVDPSNYIN
- a CDS encoding 3-isopropylmalate dehydratase small subunit — protein: MQKQIKGKVFLFGKNVDTDQIYPGRFVQYTDVNDIVKYAMHGADEEFVNKVSKGDIIVAGTNFGCGSSREHAAITLKAVGIGVILAESFGRIFYRNAINLGLPVIICPKISDLVQNAEILEVDLEKGVVLNENGKVAMIEPMSEYVLNILENGGIKELIKKQLKENK